From a region of the Myxococcus fulvus genome:
- a CDS encoding TonB family protein, which yields MSLPEPAPRRDEDIASIILGPPPARTSRHGLAWTLLISGLVHATVGVVAWHGWKSSSERRPPVATTRKQVIQVDHEVDLNPPPPPPPPPQRVARADPPAPRVKTPSPAPRDSARPAPAEPARAGAVVTAKEPAAPLDFTEFDMTTGDAPRYAGGVTASTGRSTTAVNTVPAGDSEGTGGSRARSIQLSARSWSCPWPKEADTLRIDDQTVVLRVSVDVYGEVTSAELVSDPGHGFGQAALACARKARFDTALDREGRPYAAVSPPIRVRFVRP from the coding sequence GTGTCACTCCCTGAGCCCGCGCCTCGTCGCGACGAGGACATCGCGAGCATCATCCTGGGGCCGCCGCCCGCGCGGACAAGCCGCCATGGCCTCGCGTGGACGCTGCTCATCTCCGGCCTCGTGCACGCCACCGTGGGAGTCGTGGCCTGGCACGGCTGGAAGTCCTCCTCCGAGCGACGACCGCCCGTGGCCACCACGCGCAAGCAGGTGATTCAGGTGGACCACGAGGTGGACCTGAATCCGCCACCGCCGCCGCCTCCTCCGCCCCAACGCGTCGCCCGCGCGGACCCGCCGGCGCCGCGCGTGAAGACGCCGAGCCCCGCCCCGCGAGACTCCGCCCGCCCTGCCCCCGCCGAGCCCGCTCGGGCGGGCGCCGTGGTGACGGCGAAGGAGCCGGCCGCGCCGCTCGACTTCACCGAGTTCGACATGACGACCGGCGATGCCCCGCGCTACGCGGGCGGCGTGACGGCCTCCACGGGCCGCTCCACCACGGCCGTCAACACGGTGCCCGCGGGTGACAGCGAGGGCACGGGTGGAAGCCGGGCGCGCTCCATCCAGCTCTCGGCGCGCAGCTGGAGCTGCCCCTGGCCGAAGGAAGCCGACACGCTGCGCATCGACGACCAGACGGTGGTGCTGCGCGTCTCCGTGGACGTGTATGGCGAGGTGACGTCCGCCGAGCTCGTGTCGGACCCGGGCCACGGCTTCGGCCAGGCCGCGCTCGCGTGTGCGCGCAAGGCGCGCTTCGACACCGCATTGGACCGCGAGGGTCGTCCCTACGCGGCTGTCTCCCCCCCGATCCGGGTGCGCTTCGTGCGCCCCTAG
- a CDS encoding ExbD/TolR family protein, whose product MAGGTQPRGGLIEGINVTPLVDIMLVLLIIFMVTARLVDSPAVPLDLPKAAQSEDVQTVYAVAITSTGQVLVNGEEVSDVALRDGARQALAKDAELRAVIQADGAVPHRRVIFVLDQLKEAGLTKVAFGTVRPEPLDAPPTAEDGRVTP is encoded by the coding sequence ATGGCCGGCGGAACGCAGCCTCGCGGTGGGTTGATCGAGGGCATCAACGTCACGCCCCTCGTGGACATCATGCTGGTGCTGCTCATCATCTTCATGGTCACCGCGCGGCTGGTGGACAGTCCCGCCGTGCCCCTGGACCTGCCCAAGGCGGCCCAGAGCGAGGACGTGCAGACCGTCTACGCGGTGGCGATCACGTCCACGGGCCAGGTGCTGGTGAACGGCGAGGAGGTCTCCGACGTCGCGCTGCGGGACGGCGCGCGCCAGGCGCTGGCGAAGGACGCGGAGCTGCGCGCCGTCATCCAGGCGGACGGCGCCGTTCCCCATCGCCGGGTCATCTTCGTGCTGGACCAGCTCAAGGAGGCGGGGCTCACCAAGGTCGCGTTCGGCACCGTGCGTCCGGAGCCCCTGGACGCGCCCCCCACCGCGGAGGACGGGCGTGTCACTCCCTGA
- a CDS encoding MotA/TolQ/ExbB proton channel family protein: MHIVEIVKDVFIQWGANWVLWLLFALSLVSLGIIIERWWVFRTKQDVVRELSGALEATLSTGDFPAAISKLQTRTSVGATVARAGLRLAPQGMTAAEKGMQSALAIERSTLENRLAFLGTLGNNAPFIGLFGTVIGVLLAFEALSKTQGAPSGTSQVASNAVMGSIAEALVATAVGIGVALPAVAAYNYFQRRIASILADAEALTNLVLAYVSARERNGGA; this comes from the coding sequence ATGCACATCGTCGAAATCGTCAAGGATGTCTTCATCCAGTGGGGCGCCAACTGGGTGCTCTGGCTGCTGTTCGCGCTGTCGCTGGTGAGCCTGGGCATCATCATCGAGCGCTGGTGGGTGTTCCGCACCAAGCAGGACGTGGTCCGCGAGCTGTCCGGCGCGCTGGAGGCGACGCTGTCCACGGGCGACTTCCCGGCCGCCATCTCCAAGCTGCAGACGCGCACGTCGGTGGGCGCCACCGTGGCGCGCGCGGGCTTGAGGCTCGCGCCGCAGGGCATGACGGCCGCGGAGAAGGGCATGCAGAGCGCGCTCGCCATCGAGCGCTCCACGCTGGAGAACCGGCTGGCCTTCCTGGGCACGCTGGGCAACAACGCGCCGTTCATCGGCCTGTTCGGCACCGTCATCGGCGTGCTGCTGGCCTTCGAGGCGCTGAGCAAGACGCAGGGCGCGCCCTCGGGCACCAGCCAGGTCGCCTCCAACGCGGTGATGGGCAGCATCGCCGAGGCGCTGGTGGCCACCGCCGTCGGCATCGGCGTGGCCCTGCCCGCCGTCGCCGCCTACAACTACTTCCAGCGCCGCATCGCCAGCATCCTCGCGGACGCGGAGGCGCTGACGAACCTGGTGCTGGCCTACGTCTCCGCCCGTGAGCGGAACGGAGGCGCCTGA